From a region of the Enterobacter cancerogenus genome:
- the fliI gene encoding flagellar protein export ATPase FliI, with protein MSDHDFEQVLRSLENINLARVAGRLVRVAGILLECVGCRLAVGQLCQVEGGEGELIDAQVVGFDRDVTFLMPFKQPAGLMAGARVFPMDKQHGVLIGDQWLGRVVNGLGEPIDDKGKLTGDTVLPQQLPQVHPLKRQPVAEPLDVGVRAINGLLTIGKGQRVGLMAGSGVGKSVLLGMITRYTQAEVVVVGLIGERGREVKEFIDHSLGEAGRRKSVIVAAPADESPLMRIKATELCHTIASYYRDKGKDVLLLVDSLTRYAMAQREIALSLGEPPATKGYPPSAFGLIPKLVESAGNSESLGSMTAIYTVLAEGDDQQDPIVDCARAVLDGHIVLSRHLAEAGHYPAIDIGQSISRCMSQVTEQDHQRAARTLKQLYAEYQSIKPLIPLGGYVAGADPVADRAVNLSPAITRFLQQEVQNAAPLGNTIADLNALAQAG; from the coding sequence ATGAGTGATCACGATTTCGAGCAGGTCCTGCGCTCGCTTGAAAACATTAACCTCGCCCGCGTGGCCGGAAGGCTGGTGCGCGTGGCGGGCATTCTGCTGGAGTGCGTCGGCTGCCGTCTGGCCGTGGGCCAGCTGTGCCAGGTGGAAGGGGGCGAGGGCGAGCTGATTGACGCCCAGGTGGTCGGGTTTGACCGCGACGTCACCTTTCTGATGCCCTTCAAACAGCCTGCCGGACTGATGGCGGGCGCGCGCGTCTTTCCGATGGACAAACAGCACGGAGTGCTGATTGGCGACCAGTGGCTCGGGCGCGTGGTCAACGGCCTTGGCGAACCGATCGACGACAAAGGCAAGCTGACCGGCGATACCGTGCTGCCGCAGCAGCTCCCGCAGGTTCATCCGCTAAAACGCCAGCCGGTTGCGGAGCCGCTCGACGTTGGCGTGCGGGCGATCAACGGCCTGCTGACCATTGGCAAAGGCCAGCGTGTGGGGCTGATGGCGGGCAGCGGCGTGGGGAAAAGCGTGCTGCTCGGGATGATCACCCGCTACACCCAGGCCGAAGTGGTGGTGGTTGGGCTTATCGGCGAGCGTGGACGCGAGGTCAAAGAGTTTATCGACCACTCGCTGGGCGAGGCGGGACGCCGTAAATCGGTGATTGTCGCCGCCCCGGCGGATGAGTCGCCGCTGATGCGCATTAAAGCCACCGAGCTGTGCCATACCATCGCCAGCTACTACCGCGACAAAGGCAAGGACGTGCTGCTGCTGGTCGATTCCCTTACCCGCTATGCCATGGCGCAGCGTGAGATCGCGCTCTCGCTGGGCGAACCGCCTGCCACTAAAGGCTATCCGCCGTCGGCGTTTGGCCTGATCCCGAAGCTGGTTGAAAGCGCGGGCAACAGTGAAAGCCTGGGCTCCATGACTGCCATCTACACCGTGCTGGCAGAAGGTGACGATCAGCAGGACCCGATTGTCGACTGCGCGCGCGCCGTGCTCGACGGCCATATCGTCCTCTCGCGTCATCTGGCAGAGGCCGGGCACTATCCGGCGATTGATATCGGTCAGTCCATCAGCCGCTGTATGAGCCAGGTGACGGAACAGGATCATCAACGCGCCGCCCGCACCCTCAAGCAGCTTTACGCCGAATACCAGAGCATTAAGCCGCTGATCCCGTTGGGTGGCTACGTGGCGGGAGCCGATCCCGTGGCCGACAGAGCGGTCAACCTCTCGCCGGCGATAACCCGTTTCCTGCAGCAGGAAGTGCAGAACGCGGCCCCGCTCGGCAACACCATTGCCGACCTTAACGCGCTGGCCCAGGCAGGATAA
- the fliH gene encoding flagellar assembly protein FliH, which produces MYKKQSLPLSALTNSRQAVIKPRLHKFPPLRKRRVAQSLPDEMRHVPDDAALQSQLQQGFQEGLNSGFAQGLEEGKEEGYQEGLRLGFDEGVRKGRSEGKTQARQQFLEAAHPLDSIIASMESFMANYEQRRREELLQLVEKVTRQVIRCELTLHPTQILTLVEEALAALPQQPEQVKVLLNSDEHRRISEAEPDKAAHWGLTADPDLPPGECRVITNTTEMDVGCQHRLDQCMDALKANLLPESHDE; this is translated from the coding sequence ATGTACAAAAAACAAAGCTTACCGCTGAGCGCCCTGACCAACAGCCGACAGGCGGTGATTAAACCGCGTCTGCACAAGTTTCCGCCGCTGCGCAAACGTCGCGTGGCCCAGAGTCTCCCCGACGAGATGCGCCACGTCCCGGACGATGCCGCCCTGCAATCCCAACTGCAGCAGGGCTTTCAGGAAGGGCTGAACAGCGGTTTCGCGCAGGGGCTGGAAGAGGGCAAAGAGGAAGGATATCAGGAAGGATTACGCCTCGGTTTTGACGAGGGGGTGCGCAAGGGCCGCTCTGAAGGCAAAACGCAGGCGCGCCAGCAGTTCCTCGAAGCCGCGCACCCGCTGGACAGCATTATCGCCTCGATGGAAAGCTTCATGGCGAATTACGAACAGCGTCGCCGGGAAGAATTATTGCAGCTGGTGGAAAAAGTGACCCGCCAGGTGATCCGCTGCGAGCTGACCCTGCATCCGACGCAAATCCTTACCCTCGTGGAGGAGGCGCTTGCCGCGCTGCCGCAGCAGCCGGAGCAGGTCAAAGTGCTGCTCAACAGCGACGAGCATCGCCGCATCAGCGAAGCGGAGCCGGACAAAGCGGCGCACTGGGGGCTGACCGCAGACCCCGACCTGCCGCCCGGCGAGTGCCGGGTGATCACCAATACCACCGAGATGGACGTGGGCTGCCAGCACCGCCTCGATCAGTGTATGGACGCTCTGAAAGCTAACCTGCTGCCGGAATCGCACGATGAGTGA
- a CDS encoding flagellar motor switch protein FliG codes for MSELTIRNSSKGSVKTGRSRLEQAAILLLSVGEEAAAKVMQKMNRDEVILLSDTMARLHGVKVDHARHAMNNFFDDYREQSGINGASRSYLRGILEKALGGEIASSVINGIYGDEIRHRMARLQWVDVPQLAALIEQEHLQLQAVFLAFLPPDVAAGVLSALSPERQDEIVWRVARLDDVNRDVIDELDRLIERGVAVLSEHGSKVVGIKHAANIVNRISGNQQQLLDQLRERDADVVDELEEEMYEFFILSRQTPATLQRLMEEIAIEEWAIALKGTEPVLRQAIFNVMPKRQVTLLQSTTTRLGPVPVSRIEHVRKEIMATVRQLAEEGEIQVQLFTEQTME; via the coding sequence ATGAGCGAACTGACAATACGTAACAGCAGTAAGGGCAGCGTCAAAACAGGACGCAGCCGACTGGAACAGGCCGCCATTTTGTTGCTCAGCGTGGGCGAAGAAGCGGCGGCGAAAGTGATGCAGAAGATGAACCGCGATGAGGTCATTCTGCTGAGCGACACCATGGCGCGTCTGCACGGCGTAAAAGTCGATCACGCCCGCCACGCGATGAACAACTTCTTTGATGACTACCGCGAGCAGAGCGGCATCAACGGCGCGTCGCGCAGCTACCTGCGCGGGATCCTCGAAAAAGCGCTGGGCGGCGAGATTGCCAGCAGCGTGATCAACGGCATTTACGGCGATGAAATCCGCCACCGTATGGCGCGCCTGCAGTGGGTGGATGTCCCGCAGCTGGCGGCGCTGATCGAGCAGGAACACCTCCAGCTTCAGGCCGTGTTCCTCGCGTTTCTGCCCCCGGACGTGGCGGCGGGGGTGCTGAGCGCGCTGTCCCCGGAGCGTCAGGATGAGATTGTCTGGCGCGTGGCGCGCCTGGACGACGTTAACCGCGACGTGATTGACGAGCTGGACCGGCTCATCGAGCGCGGCGTGGCGGTGCTTTCCGAGCACGGTTCAAAAGTGGTTGGCATCAAACACGCGGCCAACATCGTCAACCGCATTTCCGGCAACCAGCAGCAACTGCTCGACCAACTGCGCGAGCGCGATGCCGACGTGGTGGATGAGCTGGAAGAGGAGATGTACGAGTTCTTCATCCTCAGCCGTCAAACCCCGGCGACGCTGCAACGCCTGATGGAAGAAATTGCCATTGAAGAGTGGGCGATTGCGCTTAAGGGCACCGAGCCGGTGCTGCGTCAGGCCATCTTCAACGTGATGCCGAAACGCCAGGTGACGCTGCTGCAATCCACCACCACCCGTCTGGGGCCGGTGCCGGTGAGCCGTATCGAACACGTGCGTAAAGAGATCATGGCGACGGTGCGCCAGCTGGCGGAAGAGGGCGAAATTCAGGTTCAGCTGTTCACCGAGCAGACCATGGAGTAA
- the fliF gene encoding flagellar basal-body MS-ring/collar protein FliF, whose amino-acid sequence MLTKLKDTFSALPLPTGRIKPQWLMAAGGVLLVAAIVFSLWRSNQGYVALYGSDEKLPVAQVVEVLGAESIAYRINPDNGQILVPEDKLPRARMALAAKGITAVMPDGYELMDKDEMLGSSQFVQNVRYKRSLEGELARSIMALDPVENARVHLGLSESSSFVMTNKPQSSASVMLQLRYGKHLDEQQVAAIVQLVAGSVPGMQPGSVRVVDQAGNLLSENGQQGGTSMASIRQGRDVIERIKNETTNNIAALLSPLFGNENFRISVTPTVDMSSVEETQERLGKEPQVSDENISRENTTNELAMGIPGSLSNRPVNQPAPATPPMAANAQTAQTETQNRTPSSLSSRSQEQRKYAFDRDIRHIRHPGYKLEKLRVAVALNQAAKPLASMTPEQLTALTRLVEDAAGIEKDRGDSLTLDRLAFIDRTPDGFPEPKWWQDPNIQYWGQNGGIGMLILLALLFGLRPLAQRYGRREPVELAAIEGSAQTEAIENDMVTTESGLTGLPGPAFNQDTELPPQSSGLETKVEYLQMLAENETERMAEVLKQWINSNERTDNT is encoded by the coding sequence GTGCTGACAAAGTTAAAAGATACATTTTCTGCCCTCCCGCTGCCGACCGGGCGCATCAAACCGCAATGGCTTATGGCGGCGGGTGGTGTGCTGCTGGTGGCGGCGATCGTTTTCTCTCTCTGGCGCAGCAATCAGGGCTATGTCGCACTGTACGGCAGCGATGAAAAACTCCCGGTGGCGCAGGTGGTTGAGGTGCTGGGCGCAGAGTCCATTGCGTATCGCATCAATCCTGACAACGGCCAGATCCTCGTTCCGGAAGATAAACTCCCGCGCGCGCGTATGGCGCTGGCGGCAAAAGGCATTACCGCCGTGATGCCGGACGGCTACGAGCTGATGGACAAAGACGAGATGCTCGGCAGCAGCCAGTTTGTGCAAAACGTTCGCTACAAGCGCAGCCTGGAGGGAGAACTGGCCCGCAGCATTATGGCGCTGGATCCGGTCGAGAATGCGCGCGTCCACCTGGGGCTGAGCGAGTCCAGCTCGTTTGTGATGACCAACAAACCCCAGAGCAGCGCCTCGGTGATGCTCCAGCTGCGCTACGGCAAGCATCTTGATGAACAGCAGGTGGCGGCCATTGTCCAGCTGGTGGCGGGGAGCGTGCCGGGTATGCAGCCGGGCAGCGTGCGCGTGGTGGATCAGGCGGGCAATTTACTCTCGGAAAACGGCCAGCAGGGCGGCACCAGCATGGCGAGCATTCGTCAGGGGCGTGACGTCATTGAGCGCATCAAAAACGAAACCACCAACAATATTGCCGCGCTGTTGTCCCCGCTGTTTGGCAACGAGAATTTCCGCATCAGCGTGACGCCGACCGTTGACATGAGCAGCGTCGAAGAGACGCAGGAGCGCCTGGGTAAAGAACCCCAGGTCAGCGATGAAAATATCTCGCGCGAGAACACCACTAACGAGCTGGCGATGGGTATCCCCGGTTCGCTCAGCAACCGCCCGGTAAACCAGCCTGCGCCCGCTACCCCGCCGATGGCGGCTAACGCGCAGACGGCACAAACCGAGACGCAAAACCGCACGCCCAGCTCGCTCTCCAGCCGTTCGCAGGAGCAGCGTAAATATGCCTTCGACCGCGACATTCGTCATATCCGCCATCCCGGCTACAAGCTGGAGAAACTGCGCGTGGCGGTGGCGTTAAACCAGGCGGCTAAGCCGCTCGCCAGCATGACGCCGGAACAACTCACCGCCTTAACCCGGCTGGTGGAAGACGCGGCGGGCATTGAAAAAGACCGCGGTGATTCCCTGACGCTGGACCGGCTGGCCTTTATCGACAGAACGCCAGACGGCTTCCCGGAGCCGAAGTGGTGGCAGGACCCGAACATTCAGTACTGGGGGCAAAACGGCGGCATCGGCATGCTGATCCTGCTCGCGCTGCTGTTCGGCCTGCGTCCGCTGGCGCAGCGCTACGGTCGACGTGAACCTGTCGAGCTGGCGGCGATTGAAGGAAGCGCCCAGACCGAGGCGATTGAGAACGACATGGTAACCACCGAATCCGGTCTGACCGGCCTGCCTGGCCCGGCGTTCAATCAGGACACCGAACTGCCGCCGCAAAGCTCTGGCCTTGAAACCAAGGTGGAGTACCTGCAAATGCTGGCGGAAAACGAAACGGAACGTATGGCTGAAGTACTGAAACAATGGATCAACAGCAATGAGCGAACTGACAATACGTAA
- the fliE gene encoding flagellar hook-basal body complex protein FliE has translation MDNITALGMQARQQAMLDRLHNTAAVASSGGIGASTFIAPGADFQGVNSARDLSFSQVLNNAIDNVDAMQHAAGAKQKAIELGQSDDLAGAMIESQKASVAFSAMMQVRNKLTTALDEVMNTPL, from the coding sequence ATGGACAACATTACCGCTCTCGGTATGCAGGCCCGCCAGCAGGCGATGCTGGACAGACTGCACAACACCGCCGCCGTGGCCTCCTCGGGGGGGATCGGCGCGTCGACGTTTATTGCGCCAGGTGCCGATTTCCAAGGCGTGAACAGCGCACGCGATCTCTCTTTTTCGCAGGTTCTGAATAACGCTATCGACAACGTTGATGCCATGCAGCACGCCGCAGGGGCAAAGCAAAAAGCCATTGAGCTGGGTCAGAGTGACGATCTGGCCGGGGCGATGATTGAATCGCAAAAAGCCAGCGTGGCCTTCTCCGCCATGATGCAGGTTCGTAACAAGCTCACCACTGCGCTCGACGAAGTGATGAATACTCCGCTGTAA
- a CDS encoding sigma-54 interaction domain-containing protein, with protein MSIVIEHEAHNENGFVARAPESINVFSLARRVAKYNVSVLITGETGTGKECVSRYIHENALGADAPYVGVNCAAIPESMLEAILFGYEKGAFTGAVTSVAGKFEQANGGTLLLDEIGDMPLALQAKLLRVLQEQEVERLGSHKKIPLDIRLVASTNKDLQQEIAEGRFRQDLFYRISVVPIHITPLRERRLDIIPMAMRFIAKYKAFHKGNIRLSEEARQALLTYDWPGNVRELENVIQRGMILSNGEVITANDFGLPVPATMTATSGVDLMPAYREAQAAPSAIGNVKLHGRMAEYQYIIELLKRHNGNKSKTAAFLGITPRALRYRLASMREEGINIECYS; from the coding sequence ATGAGTATTGTTATTGAACATGAAGCCCATAATGAAAATGGATTTGTTGCCCGTGCGCCAGAAAGCATAAATGTATTTTCATTAGCCCGTCGTGTTGCTAAATATAATGTGTCGGTACTCATTACAGGCGAGACGGGTACAGGCAAAGAGTGCGTTTCCCGCTACATTCATGAAAATGCCTTAGGGGCAGATGCGCCTTACGTTGGCGTCAATTGCGCGGCGATTCCGGAAAGTATGCTCGAAGCCATTTTATTCGGCTACGAAAAAGGTGCATTTACCGGTGCGGTTACCAGCGTGGCGGGTAAATTTGAACAGGCCAACGGCGGAACGCTGCTGCTGGATGAAATTGGTGATATGCCATTAGCCCTGCAGGCGAAATTATTACGCGTATTGCAGGAGCAGGAAGTCGAACGTCTGGGAAGCCATAAAAAAATCCCTCTGGATATTCGTCTTGTAGCGTCTACCAATAAAGATTTGCAGCAGGAAATTGCGGAGGGACGTTTCCGTCAGGATCTGTTCTACCGTATTTCCGTGGTGCCGATTCATATCACGCCGCTGCGCGAGCGCCGTCTGGATATTATTCCAATGGCGATGCGTTTTATCGCTAAATATAAAGCCTTTCATAAAGGCAATATTCGCCTGAGCGAAGAGGCCCGTCAGGCGCTGCTGACCTATGACTGGCCGGGCAACGTGCGCGAGCTGGAGAACGTGATTCAGCGCGGCATGATCCTGAGTAACGGTGAAGTGATCACCGCCAATGATTTTGGCCTGCCCGTTCCGGCCACGATGACGGCCACGTCAGGCGTCGATTTGATGCCCGCCTACCGCGAAGCGCAGGCTGCACCGTCGGCCATCGGCAACGTTAAGCTGCACGGGCGTATGGCGGAGTACCAGTACATCATCGAACTGCTGAAACGCCACAACGGCAATAAGTCGAAAACCGCCGCGTTTTTAGGCATCACCCCGCGCGCACTGCGCTACCGACTCGCCTCGATGCGCGAAGAAGGTATCAATATCGAGTGCTATTCCTGA